The genome window GACATCAGATGAAGGACATATATGACTGAGTGCTACACCTACATCAGAACGAGTGTTATTGACTCTTCTATAAGATAATGTCCAGCATAAATTAATTGGTTAAAGTTGACACCTAAATAATTTGCCATTTGTGTGGACTGCAATTCTTGGTCAAACGGCTCGTTTCCCACAACACAAACATAACTGCTCAGCATGTTGATATGATTTTCTTTGTCATAGGTGAATAGTAAAAAAAGGGAATGTTgtgaaaatgttaaatgtaatgaatatatatattatttggaATTAGAAGTTCCTGTTGTCTGCTAAGCACCGTCTCCACAGATCTATGTATCGGGTGTCACCAGCCAACAGTCTCCACAGATATGTAGTGAATTGGTCATGgtttgaagtaaacatgatgtgtgcAGTCAGCTGTatacagtgtaaaatgcaacaTGGCAATAAAGTTGGACAGTTTGAAGACCAAGGGTTTAGAAACTGCCTTGTAAATAGTCCTGAACACAAGGGTGTAGAAACTGCCTTGTAAATAGTCCTGAACACAAGGGTGTAGAAACTGCCTTGGGGTTTCATGATCTACTTAGTTAAAAAACAACACTGTCTGACAGGCTCCCAAACGTACCAATAACTCAGATAATTCAATACAATGTTGTAATAAGAGAAGCGGATGTTAATCAGTCAAATAATTATTTCCAGGGGAGACAAATATCTATTGGCTGGGTTGGAAAAGGTTCGTTGACCAGGTTAAACAGGCTCTGAGGGGAAGAATCTGAGTTGGGGCATTTCTCCTGAAGTACGCATTTCAAGACTGCGGCCCGAACACAAGAGACAAGTTGAGTCATACAAAAATATTGGCAAGTTGAGGATAAACAAGGTAAAGAGATGCATCCCTCTGTTGGGTTCCATATGCCTCATACAGAAGCATCTCTCCAGTCTGCTGCAGCAGGTTTGTGCTTTAGTCTCATGTGGGCCTTCTCAACATCCTGCACAATGGGCTGACAGAAAAACCTCTAGCTTctagaaaataaaatattttattgtTTAATAAGCCTACATTCTTACTTTCTGGGTATTTCCAATTTTAAACtagtttatatatatacatagataTATTCTGTTATTTAATTGATCTTTCCATACAGTAAGTGGGCATGTTCCTGCTGTATTTGGATACAATAGCATTTGGCAGTTCAGAATTCAACACAAATGTACATTTCCCAGACGAAGGTCACCTTAATTAAAGGATCACTTGCACAAACAATGCCAGTTCAACACATGTAACAAACAACTGTTTTATGAAACAGAAAGCACTTATTTTGAAGACTAGGAAGACCTGAATATCTTTTCCTataaaaaagaaacacacactcatatatacatctttttgtgtgttttgacatTGCAATATTGCAATTTCACATTTAGTGCTCACAGTTGACACACTGACTGACAAATGAAACTGGATCACTTCACTGGACCAACAGCACCTGAACATGTTTAGGCTGCCAGGGGAGGCCTgattcacctcctctcctctcttggaTGATGACGATCGTCTCCAAACCCTTTGTTTatcttagccccccccccccatcagtcAGCACTGTCAGAGGTGCACCTATCATGTCACACAGCCACTCTGCTTTCCCTGTTTGCCTGAGGTGTTGTGTTAGTGGGTCCGATAGTTATGTCATATTTACTGGATGAGCCGGTTGGTGGGGAGGAAGGTGGAACGGGATTGAAGGCTCCTTCGTTTCCCAGCTCGGAGACAGTTGAACACCTTGGATGTTTCCCACTGGACAAATACTGATCCTGTTAGAGGTCAACATCTGTCTCCTGCAATTCTGCTAAGCTTTTGGTTTCAGTTTCCTCTCGTGGAATGCTGGAGAAAAGCGTCATGGGTTCAGCGTGTGATCTTTGGAAatctcttcccttcttctccGGGAACAGGAGATAACCCAAGTGACCCTGGAGAGTTGAGGGGAACTGATGCAGGCACACACTGGTGTGATGTTATATATTTCAAATTTCCCTTTTAAAACTAAACTTTTCTAAAGTGGCATGACACCGGTGCACACGCCGTCCCATCACCACGGTGACGGAGAAACATCTCACAACATCCAGAAACATCCGACAGGGCTGGCCATCCACCATTAACAGAGTCTGACAATACAGCGCAAACAATTAACATGTATATATGTTGGCAACTTCAGCGACACCTGCTCACGGTGCAAGCAGAGTCATGTTCTGTTCAGGAGACTCTGAGCATCACTCTTTATGGTCCAAACTGTTGAGAATCGCTGGCAACGAACGCTGGGATGGTTCTGAGGGTTTGgtggtgttgttgttgctgaggCTGTGGTTAATGTTCTGCTCTATGCTGTCCTCTGCAGTGGCCTGCTCTATGCTGTCCTCTGCAGTGTTCTGCTCTATGCTGTCCTCTGCAGTGGCCTGCTCCGTGCTGTCCTCTGCAGTGGCCTGCTCTGTGCTGTCCTCTGCAGTGGCCTGCTCTATGCTGTCCTCTGCAGTGGCCTGCTCTATGCTGTCCTCTGCAGTGTTCTGCTCTGTGCTGTCCTCTGCAGTGTTCTGCTCTGTGCTGTCCTCTGCAGTGTTCTGCTCTATGCTGTCCTCTGCAATGTTCTGCTCTGTGCTGTCCTCTGCAGTGTTCTGCTCCGTGCTGTCCTCTGCAGTGTTCTGCTCCGTGCTGTCCTCTGCAGTGTTCTGCTCTGTGCTGTCCTCTGCAGTGTTCTGCTCTGTGCTGTCCTCTGCAGTGTTCTGCTCCATGCTGTCCTCTGCAGTGTTCTGCTCCATGCTGTCCTCTGCAGTGTTCTGCTCCATGCTGTCCTCTGCAGTGTTCTGCTCCATGCTGTCCTCTGCAGTGTTCTGCTCTATGCTGTCCTCTGCAGTGGCCTGCTCCGTGCTGTCCTCTGCAGTGGCCTGCTTTATGCTGTCCTCTGCAGTGTTCTGCTCCATGCTGTCGGGACTGTTGTTCTCTGAGGTGGTGTCGGTGGTGTTCAGACCGTGGTCCCTGTTGCTGGCGTGGGTGCTGGCCAGGTGAGGGGTGGTGCTGGCCAGGTGAGGGGTGGTGTTGGCCAGGTGAGGGGTGGTGCTGGCCAGGTGAGGGGTGGTGCTGGCCAGGTGAGGGGTGGTGTTGGCCAGGTGAAGGGTGGTGCTGGCCAGGTGAGGGGTGGTGCTGGCCAGGTGAGGGGCGGTGCTGGCCAGGTGAGGGGTGGTGCTGGCCAGGTGAAGGGTGGTGCTGGCCAGGTGAGGGGTGGTGCTGGCCAGGTGAGGGGTGGTGCTGGCCAGGTGAGGGGTGGTGCTGGCCAGGTGAAGGGTGGTGCTGGCCAGGTGAGGGGCGGTGCTGGCCAGGTGAGGGGCGGTGCTGGCCAGGTGAGGGGTGGTGCTGGCCAGGTGAGGGGTGGTGCTGGCCAGGTGAGGGGTGGTGCTGGCCAGGTGAGGGGTGGTGCTGGCCAGGTGAGGGGTGGTGCTGGCCAGGTGAAGGGTGGTGCTGGCCAGGTGAGGGGTGGTGTTGGCCAGGTGAGGGGTGGTGCTGGCGTGGCCATTGGTGGTAGCCAGGGAGGGGTCCTGGAGACTGGTCAGGCCCGGAGCGTCAGACAGGGCCTCCAGGACCTCCTCTGTGGTGGCGACCCGCGCGTCTGGCTCAACACCACCTCCGTCTGCTGCTGCAGAGTCTGGTGGaacgctgccccctgctgggggcgccccctgctgggcaCTGGTGTGAACACCAGCCTGGGTGCTACCTGCTGCGGCTACAGTCTCTGCCTCCCCTGGTTCTGCCTCCCCTGGTTCTACCTCCCCTGGTTCTGCCTCCCCTGGTTCTGCCTCCCCTGGTTCTGCCTCCCCTGGTTCTGCCTCCCCTGGTTCTGCCTCCCCTGGTTCTGCCTCCCCTGGTTCTGCCTTCCCTGGTTTTGCCTCCACTGGTTCCATCTTTCCTGGTTCTGCCTGCTCTGGTTCCACCTCCACTTGTTCCACCTCCCCTGGTTCCGTATCCTCCCTCACTGTCGCTTCAACCTCACAGCCGTTCTGTGGGGATGCCTCTTTGATGTCATCCTGTGGCTCGTCCACAGAGCTGCTAGTGGCCTCTACCAGAGCCCCAGAGGGGATCCCTTCTGAAGTTTGTTGGGAGGGCAGCAGTTTGGCCCTGGCCAAGCCTTCTGTGCTGGCATGGCTGCTTTCTTCCTCCAGGGTTTGAGAGAAGCTGAAGGCCTGGATGAGTCGGAGCAGGTGTCTGACTTTCTCCAGCGAGCCGTGCATGTCCTTCTGCCGAGCCAGGATGGTGTTTTTGGTCTCCATGCATTTCTGTTAGG of Osmerus mordax isolate fOsmMor3 chromosome 4, fOsmMor3.pri, whole genome shotgun sequence contains these proteins:
- the phf21ab gene encoding mucin-17, yielding MLQLDGIQPGDGVKAERFLGATERLTGSMMELQTLQEALKVEIQVHQKLVAQMKQDPQNADLKKQLHDLQAKITALSEKQKRVVEQLRKELLLKQEPEVLQAPCSHTLPTSLPAPGLQQTLTVTPVLTTKPLPLLLKAAASPPASLLSQRPTIAMVTALSNNTKPAGNTDFQNSPVNLQVSSRLSGQGSDPVRLMSKNTVVVQTTTTTTFSTQPIKVPQFVPPPRLTPRPTYQPQVRQKPATPNNVPIAPTLPPPMMAAPQLLQRPLMLATKLSPNSLAPSLAPSLAPSLAPSLAPSAGPVHQVRIVNGQPCAAAAAHTQPAAPVAGIVIATPASSARLATPTHTLQVSGLLSDHKVRTMTVKAQLGPEQRLQVTSATPPLSPVARPHREDSLQKIAFMVSLGLVTHDHLEEIQSRRQERKRRTTANPVYSGAVFEPERKKSAVTYLNTPLHQGTRKRGRPPKHSSVPELAVQPPASPSSRPAAERPDAGLPLPVHPHPLPLPSPCSGDGDIHEDYCTVCRRSGQLLMCDTCSRVFHLDCLEPPLKTIPKGMWICPKCQDQILKKEEAIPWPGTLAIVHSYIAYKEAKEEEKQKLLKWSAELKLEREQLELRVKTLSSSITKCMETKNTILARQKDMHGSLEKVRHLLRLIQAFSFSQTLEEESSHASTEGLARAKLLPSQQTSEGIPSGALVEATSSSVDEPQDDIKEASPQNGCEVEATVREDTEPGEVEQVEVEPEQAEPGKMEPVEAKPGKAEPGEAEPGEAEPGEAEPGEAEPGEAEPGEAEPGEVEPGEAEPGEAETVAAAGSTQAGVHTSAQQGAPPAGGSVPPDSAAADGGGVEPDARVATTEEVLEALSDAPGLTSLQDPSLATTNGHASTTPHLANTTPHLASTTLHLASTTPHLASTTPHLASTTPHLASTTPHLASTTPHLASTAPHLASTAPHLASTTLHLASTTPHLASTTPHLASTTPHLASTTLHLASTTPHLASTAPHLASTTPHLASTTLHLANTTPHLASTTPHLASTTPHLANTTPHLASTTPHLASTHASNRDHGLNTTDTTSENNSPDSMEQNTAEDSIKQATAEDSTEQATAEDSIEQNTAEDSMEQNTAEDSMEQNTAEDSMEQNTAEDSMEQNTAEDSTEQNTAEDSTEQNTAEDSTEQNTAEDSTEQNTAEDSTEQNIAEDSIEQNTAEDSTEQNTAEDSTEQNTAEDSIEQATAEDSIEQATAEDSTEQATAEDSTEQATAEDSIEQNTAEDSIEQATAEDSIEQNINHSLSNNNTTKPSEPSQRSLPAILNSLDHKE